The nucleotide sequence AGCGTGACCGCCGCCAGCGCCTGTGTCTGCCCACGCGTAAAGAGCGCCGAACCGTGTGTGCGCGGCAGAAAGTTGACCTCGCTGTTGATGTCGCGGATGGCATCGGGACCGCGCCCATCGGCCCGCGTGCTCTCGGCCAGGATGCGTTCGCGCAGGTCGTGCTTTTCGATCTCACCGACCGCGCGGCCGATATGGACTTCCTGATCGGGAAAACGCTCGGCCAACGCCTCGCGCATTTCCGTCTTGATGAGTGAGACTGAGTCCTCGCGTTCGGCCTTGTCGGCGATTTTGACCGCTTCTGCAATGCGCGTCGCTGCCAATTCGCGCACGGCCGCATTCAGTTCGGGGTCGATGCCGGCCGACACGAAGTCGCGCTTGGCCTTGCCGACTTTGCTCTGCAGTTCTCTGATCGCCGCCGTTATCGACTGCATTTCCTTCAGCCCGAACTCGAGCGCCGACGCGAGATCGTCTTCGGACACCTCCTGGCATCCGCCCTCGACCATGATGACATCGTGCTCGGTCCCGGCGATGACGAGATTGATGTCCGACTCGTCCAACTGCGCAACCGTGGGGTTGATGATAAGTTCGCCGTTGACCCGTCCGACCCGCGCCCCCGCCAGCGTGTGGGCAAACGGCACATCCGAAACCGCCAGCGCGGCCGCGGTCGCGCAGATGCCCAGCACATCGGCATCGTTTTCCTGATCCGACGAGAGCACGGTGACGTGCACCTGCACTTCGTGCGGATAGCCATCGGGGAACAACGGCCGGATCGGCCGGTCGATCATGCGCGCCGAGAGCGTTTCCTTTTCGGAGGGACGTCCCTCGCGCTTGAAGAAGCCGCCGGGGATTTTTCCGGCGGCGTAGGCCTTCTCCCGGTAATCGACCGACAGCGGGAAAAACCCGCGGTCGGGCACCGGGTCTTTGGTGGCGACCACGGCCGCCAAGACCATGGTGTCGCCGTGGCGGACGATCGCCGCGCCATTGGCCTGTTTGGCCACATGGCCGGTTTCGATCACAAACGGCCGTCCGCCGAATTCGATCTGAATCCGTTCAATCATGAATCTCCCGCAGCCCGGCCTGGGCCGATGCTGCGACTCCTGTTGGGTTTCGTCGGGATGAAGCGACGAGTGCTGACGATCAGATCGTCAGTCCGTGCTTCGGGGCGGGACAGCTCGCCTCGGGGCCAAGGTCACATGGGTCGACATACCCCAGGTCCCGTCGCGAGACGTCCCTCGCCCGCCCGACGGCGCAAGTCTACTTGCGCAGGTTCAAGTTATCCAGCAACTGACGGTAGGCATCAACATCGGTACGGCGCAGATAATTCAGCAGCCGGCGGCGTTTGCCCACCATCTTCAGAAGCCCCCGGCGCGAGGCGTGGTCGCGCACTTCCACATCCAGATGCGACGTCACCGACGCGATGCGCGAGGACAACAAAGCGATCTGCACTTCCGGCGAACCGGTGTCTTTGTCGTGCAGACGGTACGCCCCGATGATCGCCTGCTTCTGCTCCGATTCAGTCGGCACTGCTTGGATGTCTCCTTCCTTCCACTGTGTGCCCGGCGGGACAATTCAGCCGACGCCGCGCTTCGTGTTCGTCTTCGGTCATCCTTTGTATCAAGGCATCGGCCGTATCGAATGTTTCCTCCGGCCTAATGTACGACTCCAGCCAGACACTCTCAATCGGTTCTCGCGGGCGGCGTTCGTCCGGCGAACCCTCTAATACATTTATCTCCAGCCGCTTGACCGTGCCGCCGAAGGTCGGGTTCGACCCGAAATACGCCATTGCCGGTCGCGGCACCGCATGCGCTGTCCAAGCGGCGTAAATCCCGACCGGCGGGGGTAATTTAGCATTGTCCAGCTCCAGATTCCAAGTGGGATATCCCATCTCTTTTCCCCGCCCCGCCCCGGCGATCTTACGCCCGGTGACCGGATACGGGTGCCCCAGAAGCTCGACGGCCTCGCTGAAGCGTCCGTGCGCGAAAAGCTCCCTGATCGATGTTGAGGTGACGGGCCGCGGTTGGCCGGCTACGGCGACCAAGTCGACGACGTGGACGTCGATTCCCCGCTGGGCTCCCCAATCGGACAGGAACCGGGACGTCCCTTCGCGTCGGAATCCAAAGCCGAAATCGGCGCCGACGACAATGGCCTGCGCCCTCAGAGCCGCGGCCAACACGCTGTCGGCGAAGTGTGCGGCAGGTGTCGAGGCCAACGCATCATCGAACGTCATCGTCAGCACGCCATCGGCGCCGTAGGCCCCCAGCAGCGCGACTCGTTCCTCGGGTAATGTGAGCAACGGCGGCGCAATCTTCGGCTTGACCACGGATTTCGGATGCGGATGAAAGGTCACGGCCCACAGCGGCAATCCGAGGCGATCGGCGGCGCCGCGCGCATCGCGCAGGACCGCCTGATGCCCAAAATGGACCCCGTCGAACGTGCCGATGCAGACCACCGAGCGCGTGGAAATCCGCAGGGAGGCCGACTCGGGCGTCGAAGCGCTCAGAACCGAATCGGGGGCCGGAATCGGTGGTGTGATGTTCTGCGGCTTCACGTGGAGGACATTCAATGAGCGGTCAACAGCACACGACGATAAGTGCAGATCGGCAGATCCGGTTCGACGCGAACGCCGGAGTCAAACGCCGCTTCGGCGATGGCCGCTGGTCCGTGATCGGGCAACGTGATCGCGATCAGATCCCCGTTTCGAAATGCCCCGTCGACTGCCGTGACGTGTCGCCCATAGAGGAGGCGTCCGTGCACGATTTCGTCGCGGGCATCACCCGTCACTTGAATGCGCGGGAGTCCGAGGTGGCGATCGATGGATTGAAGCGCCATGCCCTCAGCGCCGTCCGCTGCGCGTCGGCGCAATCCGTCAAGGTCGAGCGCCTCCTCTACGCTCGTCGGCCCGATCCGGGTTCGACGCAACCGGGTCACGTAGGCACCACACCCCGCGTCACGTCCGATTTGGTCCGCGAGTGCGCGGATATACGTTCCCGAGGAGCATCCCACAACGAGCCGCGCATCGGGCGGCTCATACGATTCCAATTCCAAACGATGAATCGTCACGCTTCGCCTGGACTCCGGCAGCACTTCCCCGGCCCGCGCCAACTCATAGCGGCGGCGTCCGGCCACGCGCGTTGCGGCATACTCGGGAACCGCCTGCTCGATCAATCCCCGGTAGGTCGGCAGCATCGATTCGATGATGACGCGATTCTCCGGAATCGGTGCGCCGGATGCCGTAATCTCCCCGTCGGGGTCGCCGGTGTCCGATGACGCTCCGAAGCGAATCACGGCCTCGTAGGTCTTGTCTTGACCCGATAATACCCAGGCGATTTTCGTGGCATCGCCGATCATCACCAGCAGCAGCCCCGTGGCGAACGGATCGAGCGTGCCGGAGTGCCCGACACGCCGCACGCCATATATGTCCCGTACCACATCGACGACATCGTGCGATGTCATCCCCGACGGCTTGTCGATGGGGAGTATGCCGGAGAGCGCTGCCGTGGCATTCGACAATGTCATTGCACGTTTTTGTGTCGGTCAGCCCTTGGGCTGACGGTCATGGCGGAGTGATGAATATGACTAATTGAGGTTGATCGGGCCGTCGGCCCGCGATCAGCCCCAGGGCTGATCCGCACACGACACATAGGTTTAACTCTTCGACTTTGGCCGGTGATTGTCGCGCAACGGCCCGATGGCGCGCTCCAGTGTGTCGGCGGCTTTGGCCAGCGGCAGCTCAATGATGCATCCGGCGGCATTGCGATGGCCGCCGCCGCCGAAGCGTCGCGCCAATGCGGCGACATCCACAGTTCCGCACGAGCGCAGCGACGCCTTGGTCCGCTTCGGACCCAATTCTCTCAGCAGCGCACCGACCTGCACCCCCGCCACCGACAACGTGTGATCGACCAGCCCTTCCAATTCGTGCATCGGCACCTGGTAACGCCGGCGATCCGCGGTGCGCAGGGCCAGAAAGCAAATCCGGCTGTCGGCGCGCAGATCGGCCCTCCCCAGGATGTGATGCACCAGACGAAACTCCGCGGGAGAGTACGATTGATAGACCGCCGCCGTGACTCGGGGCAGATCCGCGCCGCGTTTGACCAGCTCAGCGGCGATGACCATTGTCCGCAGATTGGTGCACGGATGCCCGAAGCGTCCGGTGTCGGTGACCAGCGCCGTCGCCAGCGATTGCGCCATCGACGGTGTGATCGTCGCCTTCCAGTGCCGCAGCATGTCGAAGACCATCTCGCCGCAGGCGGCGGCGGTTGGGTCGAGAACGTTGACCGCGCCATACCGTGAGTTGTGCTGATGGTGATCGATGTTGATGACCGGCAATCCATCGGGCAACAGCTCGCTCACCGTGCCGATGCGATCCAACGACGAGCACTCGAAAATGATCGCCGCATCCCATCGCGGCCGCCGCTTAAGCGCCCCCGGCTCGCGAACGACCCCGGAGTGACTCAGAAACCGATACTTGCGCGGCACCGGACCCTGGTTGACGATGTCCGCGCGGCGGCGGCGCTGCCGGGTCCAATACTCATAGAACGCCAATTGGCACCCCAACGAGTCCCCATCGGGATCGCGATGCGATGAAATCAGAATCCGGCGCGCGGACTTAAGCGCCGTCTGAATCTTTTGGGCCGCTGCCCTGGTCATCGTTTTTTCGTTCACGTTCGATCTGCGTAAAGAGTTCGTCGAGACGCAGCCCTTCCTGCACCGCATTGTCGTAGACAAAGCGAATGGTCGGCGGACGATACATGCTCAATTCCTGTCCGAGGCGGCGCTGCACGAAGCGGAGAATCCGATCCAGATGATGCGCGCATTGCGCCCTGTCGTCCTCATCGCCCAGCACCGAATACCGTATGTCGGCCTCGTGCAGGTCGCCGGAGACCTCGCACCGCAGGATCGTGACCGCCCGGAAATCATACCGCTTGATGTCGGTCAACAGCATCTCCGCCACGACGCGGCGGATCAGGTCGGCAACGCGCTGACGTCGTTCGGTCGAGCTCATCGTTTGCTGCCAATCCCGAAGTCAGAGGATTGAACATTCCCTCTCCCTGAGGGAGGGGGCAAGAGATGCCTCACTTCGTTCGGCATGACATTGATCAGGGGTCTTTCAACAATCCCCTCACTTCGGGTCATCCATCCTTATACCTCAATCTCATAATCCGTGAGCGTCATCTCCCCCGGCCGGTCGGCATCGCGCGCTACGCGGGTCAGGACACTGTGCAGGTGCGAGCGGGCGTTCGCGGCGCATGCCGCCTCCAGCACCGCGCGCTGATGCTCATCTTGTCCCTCGATCTCGGCAATGCTGACTCCATAGCTGCGGCGCATCGCTTCGAGATACCGCCGCAGAATGTTCCGTTTCTCCTTGAGACTGCGGCACCCCGGCAGATGCAGGACGAGACGGACGCTGCCGATCATGGCCTGCGGCGGGCGCTACTCCAGCTTGCGTTCTTTCGAGACGATCCGGTACAGTTCGAAGACATCCCCCACCTTGATGTCATTGTAATCGACGATTTTGATGCCGCACTCCAGTCCGGCGGAGACTTCCTTGACCGAATCGGCAAAGCGGCGCACCGAATCGATCAGTCCGGTGTAAATCGTGGTGCCGTCGCGCACGACGCGCACGCGGTCGCGCGGCTTGACCGCGCCTTCCAGCACATCGGAACCGGCGATCGTTCCCACTTTGGAGATCTTGAATACCTGTTTGACCTTCGCTTCGCCGGTGCGCTCCTCGACCTCGATCGGCTTGAGCATTCCCTCGAGCGCCGAACGGATATCGCGCTCGACTTCATAGATGATGTCGTAGAGGCGAACGTCGACCCCCTCCTGCACCGCCAATTCGCGCGCGCGCGCATCGGGGCGCACATGGAAGCCGATGATGACCGCCTCGGAGGCCGCCGCCAACAGCACGTCGGACTCGTTGATCGCGCCGACGCCGCGATGGATCACGTTCACCTGCACTTCATCGGACTTGATCTTCGTCAGCGTGTCGGCCAGCACCTCGACCGACCCGTCGACGTCGCCTTTGATGACGATCTTCAACTCCTGAATGGTGCCGGACTGAATGCGTTCGTACAGGTTGGTGAGCGTCGTCTTCTGGATCATTTGTTGCGTGCGTTCGCGCTTGAGACGCCCGCGCATCTGCGAGATGTGGCGCGCCTTCTGTTCATCGACGCAGACGACGAAGGTATCCCCCGCCTGCGGCACACCATCGGAGCCGACCACCAGCACCGGCGCCGACGGCGGCGCATCGGTGACCGCGTAGCCGCGCTCGTTGAACATGCTGCGCACGCGCCCGCAGTACGGTCCGGTCACGAAGTCATCGCCGATGTGCAGTGTGCCGGTCTGCACCAGCACGGTGGCGACGGCGCCGCGTCCGCGGTCGAGTTGCGCCTCGATGATGACCCCGCGGGCGCGCCGCAGGGGGTTCGCGGTCAACTCGAGCACTTCGGCCTGCAGGTGGACCATTTCCAACAGCTTATCGACGCCCATGCCGGTCTTTGCGGAGACCGGTACGATGATGGTCTTGCCGCCCCAGTCCTCCGGCACCAGGCCGTGCTCCGACAACTGCGACTTGACACGGTCGATGTCGGCATCGGGGAGGTCCATTTTGTTGACGGCCACGACAATCGGCACTTCGGCGGCCTGCGCGTGGTCGATGGCTTCGATCGTTTGCGGCATGACCGCATCATCCGCCGCAACCACAAGGATCACGATGTCGGTGGCCTGCGCGCCGCGCGCGCGCATCGCAGTGAAGGCGGCATGGCCCGGTGTGTCGAGGAATGTCAGTTGGCCGGCGGAACTGTCGACCATGTATGCGCCGATATGCTGCGTGATGCCGCCCTTTTCACCCGCGACGACATTGGCCACGCGGATATAGTCCAACAGCGAGGTTTTGCCGTGATCCACATGCCCCATGATGGTCACCACCGGGGCGCGCGGGGCTTCCTCGCCGATTTCCTCTTCGTCGTCGGCCAACACTTCCTCGCCGATTTCCTCGACCTGCCGGATGCTGTAATCGAATTCCAGCGCGATCGTCTCGATCGTGTCCAGATCGAGCCGCTGGTTGACCGTCGCGAGCATTCCCAGCTCGAGGCACTTGGCGACAACTTCCGTCGGGCTGACACCCATCTTGTGCGCGAGCTCGGCGACGGACATAAACTCATTGACCTCGATCGTCCGTGTCGGTTCGGGGACACCCGCGTCGTCGCCGGCTTCATGGCGCTGACGCCGTTTCGATTTCGTCCGTGTTCCCAGTTCCGCAATCGTCTTGCGGAAACTCGCCGCGACATCCCGCTGATCGACGCGCTGCCGGCGGCGGCGTCCGGAACGGCGACGGCGTCCGGCCGGGGCCGAGCCCACCGCGGCCTGCATCAAGGGTTGGCGTCTGACACCCACCGGCGACGCCGCGCCGCCGGGACGTCCGGTGATCCCTCCCACGGGCGTGCGGGACCGCGCGGGGCGCTGCTCCGGGGTCGATGTCGGTGTAAAGGTGCGTTGCTCGGTGACCGGCGGCGGGACGTGGGCGGCCTTGGCTTTGGCGGCGGCTTCCGCCGCCTCCTTTGCTTTGCGGGCTTCCTCTTCTTCGCGCCGGATTTTGTCGGCGGCGTCCTGCGCTTCCCGACGGCGCTGCACTTCTTCCTCGACCGCCCGGCGCGCCCGCGCCTTGCGCTCGCGCGTCTTGCGTTCGCGCTTTTCGATTTCCTCGCGCAGCTCCGCTTTCTGCTGGCGAAATTCCTGCTCGATCGCTTCAAGGATGTCATCGGAGGCGACGCTCATGTGACTGCGAACGTCGAACCCCAGACGCTGCACCATCGCCATCAGCGCATCGCTGGACAGGTTGTGATCCCGGGCAACTTCGTAGAGGCGTTTATTGGACATCCGTGTCAGTCACTCTCTTCGGTTGGCTCGGCGCCGTCCTGGTTTTCGTGGAACAGCTCGTCGCCGACGCGCGCGCCCACTTTCTCGTCTTCGGGCTTCACGCTAAAGTCGACCTGCTGCGCGACAAAGTCCTGCGCCGACTCCAGCAGTTTTTCGGCCGTCTTCGGCCCCATGCCCTCGATGGCCGTCAAATCCTCGATGCTCTTGCCGGCGAGAATCTCGATGGATGCGATCCCTGCCGCTTCCAACCTGTTTTTGGTGACATCGCCGATTCCGGGAAGCTGATCCAGCGGCGTTTTGGTGTCGAGCGTATGCGAACGCTCGGAGAGATATTGCGACTCGGAGCGGATGGTGATTTTCCAGCCGGTCAGTTTGGCCGCCAGGCGGGCGTTTTGTCCGCTGCGGCCGATGGCCAGCGAGAGCTTTTCATCGTCGACGATGACGAGCATTTCCTTGCGTTCCTCATCGGTGCGCACCTGCACTACGCGCGCCGGGGCCAGCGCCCGCGCCACGAACACCTCCGGATCGGAGTCCCATTGCACGATGTCGATGCGTTCGTTGGCCAGCTCGCGCACGATCGATTGCACGCGCACGCCCTTGACGCCGACACAGGCGCCGACGGGGTCGACGCGGTCGTCGATGGACGCCACCGCGACCTTGGAGCGTTCGCCGGGTTCGCGCGCGAGCGCCCGGATTTCGACGATGCGCTCGAAGATTTCCGGCACTTCCAGCGCGAAGAGCCGCAGCAGCAAGCCCGTGTGGGCCCGCGACAGGATGATCTGCGGCCCCTTCATGTTCGGCTGCACATCGGCGATAAAGGCGCGCACACGGTCTCCCTGACGGAACCGTTCGCGCGGAATCTGCTCTTTGTGCGGGATGACCGCTTCGGCGCCGGCGATATTGACGATGATTGTGCCTTTGTCGATGTGTTGCACGACCCCGGTCACGACTTCGCCGACCCGGTCCTTGTACTCCTCATAAATCTGCGCGCGCTCGCGTTCGCGGATGCGCTGCACGAGAATCTGTTTGGTCGCGGCGATGGCGTTGCGGCCGAAATCCTCAAACGACAACTCGATTTCCATCTCGTCGCCGATTTCGGTCTCCTCGTCGACCTCCTGCGCATCGATCAGCGAGATTTCGGTGCGCGGTTCGCGGACGAAGTCCACCACCGTCTTGGTGGCGGTCATGTAGATATCCTCGTTGGCCTTGTCGATGTGTACGCGCACGTTGTCGGCGTCGCCGAATCGTTTCTTCGCCGCCGTCATCAGCCCCTCGCGGACCGTCTCCAGCACGTAGTCCAACTCCAGATTCTTCGACTTCATGATCTGGTGGACCACTTCCCAAATGTCGAACTCAAGCACCATAGCCATTCTCGTGGATCCCACTCCCGCCGCCCGCGCGGACCGTTAGATGATCAGTTTGCCCTCTATCACCGCATCCCAATTCACATTCGCATCGCCGACCGTCACCGATGACTCGCCGACGCGGCCGATGATCCCTTTGATCCGCCGCTCCCGGCCGGTGTCGTCATGGTGCCGCAATTCGATCTTGCGTCCGACCTTGCGACGAAAATCCGCGGGCGCCGTCAGCGGCCGGTCGAATCCGGGAGAGGAGACTTCCAGCGTATACCGGCTTTCGATCATCTCCGACGCGTCCAGATCGGCCGACAGCCGCCGTGAGACCGCCTCGCACTCGCTGATCGTCACGCCGCCGACCTTGTCGACATACACGCGCAACAACTGGCGGCGGCCCGAACGGTTGTACGTCACCTCGACCAGCTCCAATCCATGGCGCTCGACGATCCCCTCGACCAGCTCTTTGAGGCGCGCCGCGGCCCGTTGATCGGCCCCTGTTGCCACTGCCGACCTCCCCCATCAGGCCCTGAGACCTGAGTTTCAGGACCGAAACCTCATAGTTTACAGATAGTTAGATTGTGGGGCAACAGAAAAGTGGGGGCTGGGCGGTCTGCATCTGCACATCCCGACAGTGTTAATCGTTTGCCCTGTAGGGGCCGGTCTCAGACCGGCCCGTCCGTCACGATCCATACGCGGGCGGGTCTGAGGCCCGCCTCTACACACCAATGCGGAGGTTCATTGCGTGCGTCGCGGGGGACTGTGTGAGGCGCCCGCACGAAAGAAACCAGCCAATCCCAAGAGAATCGTAGGGGCGGGGTCTCCCCGCCCTTAGTAGACCGAAACAACAAGGGCGCGGAAACCGCGCCCCTACGGATCAGGGAAGCTCCATCGAGTGCATTATTGTAGGGGCCGCCCACGAACCTACGTAGGCACTAAAGCACACAGGGATCGCAGAATACGCTCCCCGGATCGCCCGCGCGGAACGCAACGTCGACAAACTTCACGACATCAAATACATTCGTGACTCCATTACAGTCGACATCCGTCCGCTCGTGCGGACAATTCGGATGTGGGTCCGGTTCGGGCTGAACGCTCCGGAAGGCTACGTCAACTGACGCCACTACGTCGAAGACGTCAGTGTTCCCGTTACAGATTGGATCGGCGTGGCAGAAGCATGGGCAGCTCGGATCAGGCGGACAGATGCCCGAAGTGTTGCAGTTGACACAGTCGTTGTCCTCAAACACATAGAGCTGCAACAGATTGTCCACGACGATCCATTCGTCCCGTCCGTCTTGATTCAGGTCCGCTGATTTCCATCTGCTCAGTGAGCGATTGAGAGGCAGTTGCCAAAAACATCCTTCGACGAACTGTTCTGTGTACTGATCCCATTCCCATACGCGCCACTCTGGATATGATGCCATCGCCAGTTCTTGCAGGCCATCACAGTCCGTGTCGGCAGCCCAACATGGGTGAATGCCGATATACCCAGTGTTGTGCCTGAACCAGTGAGTTAGTTCGAAATTGTTGTCGCCGACTGCCGTCATCAGACGGTAATTGTATCCATACGAAGTGTCATGGGAAGAGCTCCCTAGCAACGGTCTTAGCTTCTGATCCGGAAGCGGACGGCAGGCTATTGAGGAGGCCACTTGGGCGGTCGCAGGGATGCTATCGCCCACGGTGCCTATGTATGCTAACCCGGTGTCTTGCCACTCAAACAATTCATGGCAGCACGCCAGATTTCCTAGAATGAACTCGACGCGCCCGTCAGCATCGAAGTCACCAATGGCAGCCTGTCCGATGGCGCCGTCGGGAGGCATTCCATCCGATGTGCTCACATACAATTCTGATTGTACTGTGAACGTGTCGTTTGGCACATCGTACTGGATCACTACGACGAAAGCATCTCCTGACAGTGCGTTTGGAGCTACAAGGAGTTCATGATATTCATCGTCGTCGACTTGGAAAGTGGCAGCATGCATTGCTACGGCGAATCCGGGCCAGTGAAATGAGGCTCGCAAATTCCAATCAGGGGCCGAGTAAATGAACAGCTGGTCGAAGAATTGAGTTACGAGATCAATATGCCCGTCGTTGTCCAGATCCTCAGAAACCCACACCACACCCATGTTTTGTGCGATAGTGTCATATTCATAGTTCAGCAAAGAGTCGAATCGATGCCTTATCACCTGTTCGCCCAAGACGTCGGCGATGTAGAAATCAGTTGCACGTGCCACGGAATCAAAGGACGGGTCAAGTCTGTCTTGTGTAACCTCGAAATCCACAAGGGACGTGCAGGTCTCAGCCATGTCAGGGAGCGATGGATGGCTGTCGCCGGGACTCCCCCACTCGTTGGGGCTTTCTTGTCGCACAGCCCAGACTGGAATCACACCTGACGGAAATCGTGAAGCCAGCTCAAGTGTGCGGACAGAATCGGCGGCTGAAAACTGATGCCGCTCGCTCACGGTCGGCTGATCGTCTGAGGCGCCAGGACTTGGTAACGTGATTACGGCGGCCATTATCAGCGTTGCTCGAATGAGTCGTCGGATCGATTCCGCTGCGTTCACACTTTAATATATCGGTGGTCCCCGTCTATCCAAGCGATCAGTCACGCAGTGAGCAGCGGTTAAGACTCCGGATCAGACGCCAGGCGAGGACGCCTGGCGTGCAACAGGAATAATCAGGAAGTGCCCAACGCCGCATCAATCTCCCGCCTCACACGGGCGACCAGATCCCCCGCCAGCACCGACTCTGGTTCGGCGGCATCGCGGCGTTTCAGTTCCCAAACGCCCTGCTTCAAGCCCTTGGAGCCGACCGTGACACGGAACGGAATGCCGATTAAGTCGGCATCTGCGAATTTGACACCGGCGCGCTCGTCGCGGTCGTCGTAGAGCACCTCGACTCCTGCTTTTTGAAGTTCATCGTAGAGTTGATCGGCGGCAGCAGATAATGTCGCGTCGTTGCTGGCGACGCAGACCAGATGGCAGTGAGCCGGTGCAATCGGCAGTGGCCAGACGATCCCGTCTTTGTCGTGGCTGCGCTCGACCGCTGCTTGCGCCGTGCGCGTGATGCCGATCCCGTATGATCCCATGACCATCGGTCTTTCATGGCCGTCGGCATCGGTAAACAACGCCCCCAGCGCCGATGAATACTTCGTGCCGAGCTTGAAGGTGTTGCCGACTTCGATGCCGCGCCGCCGGATGAGCGTGCCGTCGGCACACCGCGGGCAGCCCTCGCCTTCTTCGGCGGAACGGATCAGGGCCGATTTGGTGATCTGAAAGTCGCTGAGATTCACGTCGACGATGTGTTTGTCGGCTGAGTTGGCCCCGACAACAAAGTTGCGCATCGCCGCGATCTCATCATCGGCAATGATTTCAAACTCACTGGAGAGGCCGACCGGCCCGGCGAACCCGACCGGTGCCCCGGTGAGCGAGACGATGGTCTCGGCATCGAGCATCTCGATTGTTGGAACTCCGGCTGCATGCGCCAGTTTGACTTCGTTGATCTGCCGGTCGCCGCGTATCAGTGCTGCTACATATCGCTCCCGCGCGCGATAGAGCAATGTCTTGACCAGTTTGGTCGCCGGGACTTTCAGAAACGCTGTCACGTCCTCAATCGTCTTGGCGTTTGGAGTGTCGACTTCCCTGCTTTTGCGCGGACTCTCATCATCGACACGCACCGCACGTGTGACCGACTCGGCGCGTTCGATGTTCGCCGCGTAACCGCACTCCGGGCACGACAGGATGATCGCCTCGCCGCCGTCGGTCTCGACCACGACCATGAATTCATGCGCCGAACTGCCGCCCATCGCACCGGTGTCGGATTCGACCATCACCGTGTCCAGACCGCAACGGCGAAACGCAGCGTTGTAGGCATCGACCATCTTCTGGTAGCTGATCCCCAGTCCGGCGTCATCGACGTCGAATGAGTAGGCGTCCTTCATCATGAATTCGCGTCCGCGCATCAGGCCGAAGCGCGGACGAATCTCATCGCGGAATTTCACCT is from Candidatus Zixiibacteriota bacterium and encodes:
- the rpsO gene encoding 30S ribosomal protein S15 encodes the protein MPTESEQKQAIIGAYRLHDKDTGSPEVQIALLSSRIASVTSHLDVEVRDHASRRGLLKMVGKRRRLLNYLRRTDVDAYRQLLDNLNLRK
- the ribF gene encoding riboflavin biosynthesis protein RibF gives rise to the protein MKPQNITPPIPAPDSVLSASTPESASLRISTRSVVCIGTFDGVHFGHQAVLRDARGAADRLGLPLWAVTFHPHPKSVVKPKIAPPLLTLPEERVALLGAYGADGVLTMTFDDALASTPAAHFADSVLAAALRAQAIVVGADFGFGFRREGTSRFLSDWGAQRGIDVHVVDLVAVAGQPRPVTSTSIRELFAHGRFSEAVELLGHPYPVTGRKIAGAGRGKEMGYPTWNLELDNAKLPPPVGIYAAWTAHAVPRPAMAYFGSNPTFGGTVKRLEINVLEGSPDERRPREPIESVWLESYIRPEETFDTADALIQRMTEDEHEARRRLNCPAGHTVEGRRHPSSAD
- the truB gene encoding tRNA pseudouridine(55) synthase TruB, which gives rise to MTLSNATAALSGILPIDKPSGMTSHDVVDVVRDIYGVRRVGHSGTLDPFATGLLLVMIGDATKIAWVLSGQDKTYEAVIRFGASSDTGDPDGEITASGAPIPENRVIIESMLPTYRGLIEQAVPEYAATRVAGRRRYELARAGEVLPESRRSVTIHRLELESYEPPDARLVVGCSSGTYIRALADQIGRDAGCGAYVTRLRRTRIGPTSVEEALDLDGLRRRAADGAEGMALQSIDRHLGLPRIQVTGDARDEIVHGRLLYGRHVTAVDGAFRNGDLIAITLPDHGPAAIAEAAFDSGVRVEPDLPICTYRRVLLTAH
- a CDS encoding bifunctional oligoribonuclease/PAP phosphatase NrnA, translating into MTRAAAQKIQTALKSARRILISSHRDPDGDSLGCQLAFYEYWTRQRRRRADIVNQGPVPRKYRFLSHSGVVREPGALKRRPRWDAAIIFECSSLDRIGTVSELLPDGLPVINIDHHQHNSRYGAVNVLDPTAAACGEMVFDMLRHWKATITPSMAQSLATALVTDTGRFGHPCTNLRTMVIAAELVKRGADLPRVTAAVYQSYSPAEFRLVHHILGRADLRADSRICFLALRTADRRRYQVPMHELEGLVDHTLSVAGVQVGALLRELGPKRTKASLRSCGTVDVAALARRFGGGGHRNAAGCIIELPLAKAADTLERAIGPLRDNHRPKSKS
- the rbfA gene encoding 30S ribosome-binding factor RbfA; the encoded protein is MSSTERRQRVADLIRRVVAEMLLTDIKRYDFRAVTILRCEVSGDLHEADIRYSVLGDEDDRAQCAHHLDRILRFVQRRLGQELSMYRPPTIRFVYDNAVQEGLRLDELFTQIERERKNDDQGSGPKDSDGA
- a CDS encoding DUF503 domain-containing protein, with product MIGSVRLVLHLPGCRSLKEKRNILRRYLEAMRRSYGVSIAEIEGQDEHQRAVLEAACAANARSHLHSVLTRVARDADRPGEMTLTDYEIEV
- the infB gene encoding translation initiation factor IF-2, with translation MSNKRLYEVARDHNLSSDALMAMVQRLGFDVRSHMSVASDDILEAIEQEFRQQKAELREEIEKRERKTRERKARARRAVEEEVQRRREAQDAADKIRREEEEARKAKEAAEAAAKAKAAHVPPPVTEQRTFTPTSTPEQRPARSRTPVGGITGRPGGAASPVGVRRQPLMQAAVGSAPAGRRRRSGRRRRQRVDQRDVAASFRKTIAELGTRTKSKRRQRHEAGDDAGVPEPTRTIEVNEFMSVAELAHKMGVSPTEVVAKCLELGMLATVNQRLDLDTIETIALEFDYSIRQVEEIGEEVLADDEEEIGEEAPRAPVVTIMGHVDHGKTSLLDYIRVANVVAGEKGGITQHIGAYMVDSSAGQLTFLDTPGHAAFTAMRARGAQATDIVILVVAADDAVMPQTIEAIDHAQAAEVPIVVAVNKMDLPDADIDRVKSQLSEHGLVPEDWGGKTIIVPVSAKTGMGVDKLLEMVHLQAEVLELTANPLRRARGVIIEAQLDRGRGAVATVLVQTGTLHIGDDFVTGPYCGRVRSMFNERGYAVTDAPPSAPVLVVGSDGVPQAGDTFVVCVDEQKARHISQMRGRLKRERTQQMIQKTTLTNLYERIQSGTIQELKIVIKGDVDGSVEVLADTLTKIKSDEVQVNVIHRGVGAINESDVLLAAASEAVIIGFHVRPDARARELAVQEGVDVRLYDIIYEVERDIRSALEGMLKPIEVEERTGEAKVKQVFKISKVGTIAGSDVLEGAVKPRDRVRVVRDGTTIYTGLIDSVRRFADSVKEVSAGLECGIKIVDYNDIKVGDVFELYRIVSKERKLE